Within Kineothrix sp. MB12-C1, the genomic segment GAAGTTTGTATATGTATTTTATGATTGTATGGATGCATTATTGTTATTTATGCCATATCCTTTCATGCTTCTGAATCGTTTCATATGCGGAGGGTTGGGTAACTATAGTGCAACTATAAGGTCGGCGGCGGTACAATCCTATCTGCCTCAAGAAATGCGCGCAAGAGTAAATGCATTTTTCAGTGTAATATTTTCTATTGGCGGCATTATTTTTCAATTGATCGGTGGAATATTGGGGCAAATTATGCCATACCGATATGCGGCATTGATTATGGGTATTGTAACATTGATAAGTGTATACTTTCTTATTATTTTGCCGGCCAAAGACAATTGTCCGGTTTACGAAGCGACTCGTTCATAAGTATAAAAGCACTTTCCTTTCAGATGTTTATTATATACCATTGACAACTTTAGTTGTCAATGGTATTATAATTATGACAATTAAAGTTGTCATATGAATGGAAAATTGATAGATAAATAGAAATAAGAAGGAAGGATAATTGGAATGCCATTGTATAATCAGTTAAAAGAATACCGTGCGAAGAAGAATCTGAATCAACAGCAGCTCGGTAGTCTGGTTGGAGCTTCCAGACAGACGATAAGCTTGATAGAGAGAGGAGATTATTCTCCCTCTGTGACCTTGGCAATAAAAATTGCAAAGGTATTTGATGCGGCAGTTGAGGATATATTTAGTTATAGCGAGGAGGACGGAAATGAAGAATGATAATGTATCGGTGAATGGAAGACAAGAAGAAGTTATTAAAAAAGATAATAAAAAGGCGAAGAAAAGCTTTACCGTTATTATGTTCATATGTTTGATCGTAGGAGCCATTTTAGGATTTCTTACTACATTAGCGGGAAGGGAACTCCTTATAATTACAAAGGTATTCCAAGAATTCATGGAAAACAATGCTGGGGTGTTGAGTATCATTTTGGGTGGTATTATGATCGGTATAACGGTGGCAGCAAGTATTTGGTGTGTCTGGGAGATTGGCCGGAATAAAAAGAAAGCTGTGGAACTTATAGAGAAGGATGATGATATTGAACTTGAAAAAATTGAGAAAAGGCTCTCTTACGGTCTATGGATAACGAACGGTTTGATGATTTTACAATTTCTCTTTTTTTCTGTTATGATATTTGTTTTTATGAATTTTCTCGCTATATACGAGATAGTAGGATTATTAGTAGGTACGGCTATTATATTTTTGGTAGGAATTTTAGTGCTTATGTTATTACAGCAGAAACAGATAGATTGTATCAGATTCCTAAATCCCGAGAAAAAGGGAAGTATATATGACATGAATTTCCACAAGAAATGGGAAGAAAGCTGTGATGAGGCGGAGCTCTTTGTAATATATAGAGCAGCATACAAAGCTTATCGTGCAGCAAATATATTATATATAATATTATGGGCATTCTTTATGCTTATGGGAATGGCTGTTGGAATTGGTTTTCTTCCTATTCTCACAATTATAATTCTATGGGCCACTTCAACGATGGTATATTCCTATCATTGCATGAAATAAGAATATCGAAGATGGATTGACATTTATTTGGGTAAATGATATATTGAAGAAAATCGGTAACTGTGAGAGTACTGAACAGTTATGAAAATTCAAAAGAATGGAGATGTGTGGATGATTATTTATTCTTGCTAATCAGTAACTGAATGAGATGCATGATAGTTTGGTCTGTATGAATAATATACAGCGGCCAGGATTCTTTATCATGTGAGCAGGAATAATTTCAATCGGACATCTTTTTATAAATTACTATAGGCTGTTTATGGCAGGCAACGTTATTTTTTCGTTCATACCATAGTTTATGTGATTTTTCGAGTGCAGATAATTATTTCTGCACTCTTTTTTATGTATTAGGAAATTTCTAATACGTAAATCCCTGCGTGCAAGTTATGCGCAGCTACGCGCGCGGAACAAAAGCTATGCTGCCGGAGTATGGAGGTATTTGTATGTCACAAATTAATGTAAATGATTTAACTTTTTATTATGATGGAAGCTACGATAATATTTTTGAGAATGTATCCTTTCAAATAGATACCGATTGGAAATTAGGATTTATAGCAAGGAATGGAAGAGGAAAAACAACATTTTTACGCCTTTTACAGGGGAAATATGAATATAAAGGGACAATTTCCTCATCTGTAAGCTTTGATTATTTTCCTTTTGAGATATCTGATCATCAAAAGGATACGCTCGCTGTTGTGGAGGAAATATATCCGGACTATGAGTTTTGGAAAGTATGCAGAGAGCTCACTCTTTTACAAGTAGATACGGAGGTTCTCTATAGGCCGTTTGATACTTTAAGCAATGGGGAGCAGACGAAGGTAATGTTGGCTATTTTATTTTCCGGGGAAAATAGTTTCCTCCTAATCGATGAGCCAACGAACCATCTGGATATGCCGACGAGAAAATTAGTAAGTGATTATTTGAATAAGAAAAAAGGATTCTTGCTCGTATCACATGATAGAGCGTTTCTCGATCAGTGTATTGATCATGTATTGACTATCAATAAGACCAATATTGAAATACAAAAGGGCAATTTCTCCAGTTGGTGGGAAAATAAACGGCGGAAAGATGAATATGAAATTGCTGAAAACGAAAACTTAAAGAAAGATATTCAAAGGATGAAGGAATCTGCGAGGCAGTCAAGGGAGTGGGCAGATAATGTAGAAGCTACTAAGATAGGGAAAAAATCACAGGACCAGGAAAAAAATATTGATAGCAGAGCTTATATAGGAGAAAAATCCCGCCGTATGCAAATGCGCCGTAAGAATATGGAGAGGCGGCAGGATAGATCCATAGAAGAAAAATCTGCCTTATTAAAAAATATTGAAAGTACAGAAAGTCTGAAGTTGTTTCCTTTAAGACATCATAAGGATGTCCTCGTTCGTATGGAGGAGGTAGGAATTACTTATTGCTCTTGCCAATATTCTCCTAGGGATAATGATTTGCAGTCCATTACTGATAAATGTGGAGGAAAGGAAAAGCAAGTAGTTCATAACTTTAATCTGGAGATACGAAATGGAGAGAAGATTGTTTTAGAAGGGAAAAATGGATGTGGAAAATCCAGCATTATCAAATCAATTCTTTCTTCTGTTGATTGGTCCTTTGATGATAGTATGGATGAGGATAAGGAAAATAACAGAATACTGACCGGAAGTATCGAAACAGCAGGGGGACTTATTATATCTTATGTACCTCAAGATACATCGCATCTGAAAGGAACTATTTCTTCCTATGCCGAACGATATGGAATTGATGAGACTATATTTAAGACTCTTCTTAGAAAGTTGGACTTTTCCAGATTACAATTGGAGAAAAGTATGGAAGAGTACAGCGGAGGCCAGAAAAAGAAAGTATTAATTGCACGGAGCCTCTGCCAGCAGGCACACCTTTATGTATGGGATGAACCGCTGAATTTTATCGATGTATTTTCCAGAATTCAGATTGAAGAGCTGATTGAGAAGTACAACCCTACTCTGCTTATGGTGGAACATGACAGAACTTTCGTAGAAAAGATAGGAGCTAAGATAATAACATTATAAGTAATTATAAATGCAGGGCCGGGAGGCCCTGTATTTGATTTCGGCTTTTACAATGTTGTCGATTCCCTGACGATCAGTTCTGTATCGAGAATAATCTGTTTATCTTCCATATTAGGATTCTTAATTTTCTCAATTAATAATTCACAGGATTGATAACCGAGTTGAAAACAAGGTTGTTCAATCGTAGTAATCGTCGGTCTTGACATAGTAGATAGTTCGATGTTATCGAATCCTACTACAGAGACATCTTCAGGTACGCGTAAGCCTAACTGCTTCGCAGCATTGATTGCGCTCACAGCAAACACATCGGAACAGGCGAATATGGCGTCAGGCCTATCCGTCAGGCTTAAGATATGCAGTGCATTGGAGAATGCCTGGCTATAATTGATTGTAGATAAATGTGTAGTCCATGCAGGATTAATCTCCGCATTCGCTTCTTTTAATGCTGCCAAATATCCTTTTTCTCGATGTCTTGCATATTTAAAGTGCATATTGCAGTTCATAAAACCGATTTTTTTCCTTCCGGTGGAGATAAGATAATTAACTGCCTTCTTGGCAGCGGCTACGTCATCGATACTTACATATGAAACGCCATAATTTTCAGTATATTCCGAACACATAACAACAGGGCAGCGGAAGGTGAGCTCGTCCAGTAATTCCGAGTGAGGCACGGAAGCCAATATTAAGATTCCGGCAATGGAGTTATTTTTCAGAATATTAGTATAGTCGCTGCTATCCGTATAGAAATCTCTGGATTGAAGGATTAATACATCATATCCCTGTGAGTGAGCGGACTTTTGTACGCCGTCAATTACAGGGCTGTTAAAAGGATTATCGAATCCCGGTATGCACATTAATATTACTTTGCTGTTGGAATCGGATAGTGTAGAAGGCCTCTGAGGTGAGAACTTCAATGCCTCCATAACCTCCAACACGCGCTGTCTGGTTGCCGGCTTTACATTGTCTTTATGATTAATAATACGGGAAACTGTTGCGATGGATACATCGGCCCTTCTCGCAATTTCCTCTATTGTAATTTTAGAATCGTTCATTGTTAATAGCTCCTTATCTCATTGTCACCTGTGGTTCTATAATTAAAGCGTAACAGTGCAGTCCCTCACTATTACGTGGGAAAATCCATTAAACCCATTATAGTAAAGAATGTAAAAAATGTAAAGAAAAATGAAAAGTAAGAAAAGAATATATAAATAAAAAATAAATAATTGTATTTCAAAAATAAGTTATTAGTAAATATATATAACAAAATGAAAAAATATTTATATATAATGATTGAATTGTTATAACCAATGTAAAATTATAATTGACAATATGAAAAGGTGATGCTATTATGAAATTGTAAAATTTACGTAAATGTAGAAATTTTACAGAAAATGATATAAGGAGAGAAAAGCCAGGTGAAAATATTAAAAGTTGCAGTTATCGGTACAGGCTTTATTGGAAAGCAGCATATTGAAGCTATTCGAAGAATTCCCGGCACGGAAGTTGTGGCAGTGGTAGATAGTAATGAAGAAATGGCAAAGAGAACGAGTGAACAGTTCTTCATACCTAAATATTATAAAGATTGTAAAGAACTGTTAGCGGATATAGATGTAGATGTTATACATAATTGTACTCCCAGCGCTATGCATTATCCGATTAGTAAGGAGGCTGTTGAAAACGGAAAACACGTTTATTGTGAAAAACCTTTTACATTGACTTGTACTGAATCAGAAGAGTTGGTAACGCTTGCAAAAGAATATAAAGTAGCAGCAGGAGTTAATTTTAATTATAGACAAAATGCTATGGTTCAGGAGATGAATCAAAGGGTGGAAAATGGAAGTATTGGAAATCTCCTCACTGTTTATGGCGAATATATTCAGGATTGGATGCTTTATGATACTGATTATGACTGGAGACTGGATCCGAAATTAGGCGGTGAGTCGAGAGCTATTGCGGATATCGGTTCTCATTGTTTCGATACCATCCAGTTTGTATGCGGTAAGAAGATTGTTTCAGTTTATGCCAATTTAACAACGGTACATCCGGTTCGTAAGAAGATGGAGAAGGCAGATGGAACTTTCTCAGCATCTACAGGAAAAGTCTTAGAAGAAATGTCAATTCATTCTGAAGATTTTGCCTATATTATGGTGAAGTTTGAAGATGGAATGCAAGGGTTGTTCCATGTATCTCAGGTGGCGGCAGGCAAGAAGAATGCTTTTAAGATCAATGTTTGCGGTGCCGGTTCTTCTCTGGAGTGGAATCAGGAGAGGCCGGATAAGCTTTGGATCGGACATAGGGATTCCGGAAATGAGGAGCTCTATGTAGGTGCTCAGTATATGACGGGAGAGGCAAAGAGATATGCAACTTTACCCAATGGGCATCCCGTAGGGTGGGCAGATGCTATGCGCAATGGAATTGAGAATTTCTATGAATCTATTCAGAAGGATAGTTATCTTGAGAATCAACAGAATTATGTTACCTTTGAAGATGCTCACTATATTATGAAAATAGTGGAAGCATGTTTGGATAGCAATAAATCTCAGTCATGGGTAGATGTTTTATAAGAACTCGATAATCGCAGACAAAAGTCTGTTATTATAAATATTTTAAGGAGGATATATAATGAAGAAGAAGTTAATCGCAGGTTTATTGGCATGTACACTGGTTGCAGTATCTTTAATCGGATGTGGAAACAGTGGTGCAGTACAAGAAACCGCAGCAGAGGAAGCTACACAAGAAGAAGTAACAACAGAAGAATCAGCAACGGAAGAAGCGGCAGAAGAAGTTACATCAGAGACTGAGACAGAAGAAGCAGCAGTTGAGGGACAGATTGCTATTATCGCACCTTCTGCAGAACATGGCTGGCTTGCAGGTGTTACTTATTATGCAGAATTAAGATGTAAAGAATTAGGTCTTGATTACAAAACTTATCAGTCTGATAGTGTAAACGCACAGGCTAATGATATTCAGGATGCTATTGCAGCAGGAAGTGCGGCAGTTGTTATGTTCCCTCATAATGATGAAGTTACAATAGCAGCTCAGGAAATTATCGATGCAGGAATTCCTTTGGTAGTATTCGACCGTAAAATCGATGTGGATTACAACGCATATATTGCAGGAAATAATGGCGATATGGGTGTTGCAAGTGCGAAATACATCGGTGAGATATTAGGCGGTCAAGGTACTGTAGCGGTAGAAAACGTACCTAGCTCAGGTTCTGTAAGCACAGAACGTGTAGATGGATTTAAAACAACTATGGCAGAACAATATCCGGATATCGTTCTTGTTGACTTCACAGCAGAAGGTTTCGCACAGGAACAAGGATTGAAAGCAGCATCAGATTTATTAGTTGCTAATGCTCAGTTGGATGCAATCTACTCTCTCGATGATGAATCTTCCATGGGATTCATACAAGCCATCAAAGAAGCAGGCAGAACAGATATCAAAGCAATCTCTGGAGGCGGCGGAAGCCAGAGCTATTTCAAAGCAATTGCTGAAACTACAGATATGACATTGTTCTCTGCTACTTACAGTCCAATCATGATGATGGATGCTGTTGATTTGGCAGTTTCCCTTTTGAAAGGTGAGCAGGTAGATAAGGACAACATTATCCCCAGTACAATTGTAAACCCTGATAATGTTGCAGAATTCTTTGATGAAAGTTCACCGTACTAAATAATTATTGTTCGTAACTATTCAGCGGGTCCGCGCATTTACTGCGCGGACCGTAAGAATACGTGGATTTATTTTTACTGCTGAAGCTAAGTCGGACCTAAGTGCCGAAATATATCCCCCTTTTGAAAGGAGAAAGAATGCAGTGAATAACTATATCATTGAAATGCAGGGAATCAAAAAATCCTTTGGGCCTAACTTAGTATTAAAGTCAGTGGATTTATCTTTGAAACCAGGAAGTATTCACGCTTTATTGGGAGAGAATGGAACTGGAAAATCTACTCTGATGAATATACTTTCAGGTATCTTACCGTATGATGAAGGTAGGATTGCCATGAACGGGGAAGTTCAGAATATGATGACTCCCGGAATTGCAGATATGATGGGAATTGCATTTATTCATCAGGAATTAGCATTAATTAATGATTTAAATGTTACAGAGAATCTTTTTCTCGGAGCAGAGAAGAAGAATCATATCTTTTTAGATAAAAAGACGATGGAAGCAAGGGCGAAAGAAATACTTGCGAGAATGAACGTTACAGTTCATCCCGGAACCTTAGTGAGTGACTTAAATGCCTCCTATAAGCAGATTATTGAAATAGGTAAGGCTTTACTTAAGGATGCTAAGGTTATTATTATGGATGAACCGACGACATCGCTTACGGATGTGGAGATTGCTCAGGTTTTCACTATTATGAGAACCTTGAAAGAGCAAGGAGTCAGCATAGTTTTTATTTCTCATAAATTAAATGAAGTAATTGAAATCTGTGATAGCTATACGATCATGAGAGATGGTGAAGTTGTTGCTAAGGGAGAAGTAAATGAGGAAACGACAGAACATATGTTGGCTAAGCATATGGTAGGTAAGGAATTATCTTACAATGATATTTACAAGGCAAGAGATATTGGAGAAACGGTTCTGGAACTAAAGGCGTTAGAACGTGGCCGAGAGTTCAGAAATATTAACTTATATGTAAAAAAAGGTGAAATAATCGGTGTCACAGGACTTCTGGGAGATGGAAGAAGTGAATTGTTCGAGGCAGTATTCGGTACTAAGGATAAGTATGACGGAGAAATCTATGTAAATGGTAAGCTTGTAAAAATGACATCTACATCGTTAGCCCAAAGTTTGGGGATTAGTTATGTACCGAGGAATAGAAAAGAAAATGGTATTATTAAAGACCTTTCCGTAGCGGAAAATATGTCTCTTCCCATGCTGAAAAGATTAAAAAGACATGGTCTTATCAACAGAAAGATGGAAAAAGAATTTAACGATAATTATGTAAAGAATCTTAATATAAAAGTAAGTGATCTGCAGAACTTAATTACCTCCTTATCGGGAGGGAATCAACAGAAAGCGGTACTTGCTAAAGCGCTTGGAACCAGTCCTCAGCTTGTGATTCTGGATAATCCCACACAGGGAGTCGATATCGGTGCTAAGCTGGAGATATACAGTATCATTATGGAGTTGGCAAAACAGGGTGTAAGCTTCGTGATTCTATCGAGTGAAGCTCAGGAGATCTTTATGACCTGTGATAGAACTTATGTTATGTTCCATGGAGAGATTCGAGGTGAATTCTCCAGAAGTGAAATATCGGAAGAAAATATTATGTGTGTGGCAACCGGAGGAGCGGTGGATAAGAGCATAAATCATGGGACGGAGGAAATGGAATGAGCAAAGACAAAGTCATAGAAAAAAGACTTAATGTAAGGAAGTTTATAAGTGGAAATAGTGCATTAGTTGCCTTGATAGCCTTGTTTATCATTACAGTAATATTGAACGGCAGCACTTTTCTGAATGCCAGAAATATTCTAAATATCTTTTTGAATAATTCCATTATAGGAATTATTGCTTTAGGTATGACCCTTATTATCATAACAGGGGGAATTGATCTATCGGTAGGTTCTCAACTTGCAGCATCCGGACTTATTGCAATTTCTGTACTGAATGCGACGGGTAATATTCCTCTTGGAATATTGGCAGCTTTAATGTTCGGTACATTTACCGGTGCCGTAACTGGAATATTAATATCCAGATTCAATATTCCGCCATTTATTGTAACGCTGGGAACGATGAGTATCTATCGTTCCGTATCTCAACACTTCTTCAATGGAGGGGGCATCCGTGTAGAGGGCAGTGCCAAGGATGCCTTTATCGCAATCTCCAACACGAAGTTGGGAGGCAGTGTCTCCATAATCATTATATATTGGCTTATACTTAGTGTAATTATAGCAATATTTGCAGCCAGAACGGCAACAGGCAGACATATCTATGCAGTGGGAAGCAACGAAAAAGCAACCTTACTTTCCGGTATTAATGTAAATAAAATTAAAGTAATTACATATGCAATCTCCGGCTTTCTTGTGAGTATGGCAGCGATAATAGAGGCAGCCCGCTTAGGAAGTATGAATTCTGCATCATCAGGAAGTTCCTACGAAATGGATGCAATTGCAGCCGTTGTAATCGGTGGCACGAGTATGTCCGGTGGGCGTGGTAAGATTATAGGCACTATATTTGGAGCCTTAACATTAGGTATTATTAATAATATGATGAACCTGCTCGGAGTTCCGACCTTCCTTGTATCCGCAATCAAGGGACTGATTATTATCGTAGCAGTGTTGTTACAGACTGTTTTAAATAAAAAGGAATAATTGAGAAAGGACTGGTTATTAAATATGAAATTGGGTTTTGTAAGTGCAATTTTAGATAGTTTAACATTTGAAGAATTGATTGATAAGGCGGCTGAAATGGGATTTGCCTGTGTGGAAGTTGCCTGTTGGCCTCAGGGGAAATCAGAGCGCAGATATGCGGGAGTAAGCCATATCGATGTGGAAAACTTAGATGATGAAAAAGTAGCTTATATACAAGCTTATTGTAAGGATAAGAAAGTGGAGATTTCCTCTTTGGCATTCTATCCGAATCCCATGGATGGAGATTTGGAGAAGCAGGAAGCTAATATAGAACATTTAAAAAAGGTAATTATTGCAAGCGATAAATTGGGTGTAGGGATGGTAACGACCTTTATCGGGCGTGATCAGACGAAATGCTATGAAGAGAATCTGGAGTTATTTCAAGAAATATGGCCGTCAATTATTAAGCTGGCAGAAGAGCATAAGGTGAAAGTGGCAATTGAAAACTGTCCGATGCTTTTCGGACGCGACCAATGGCCCGGAGGACAGAACCTTGCAACGACTCCGAAGATTTGGAGGAAACTTTTCGAATTGATTCCCAGCAATTACTTCGGGCTTAACTATGATCCTTCCCATTTTGTATGGCAGAAGATGGATTATATCAAACCACTCTATGAATTTAAGGATAAGATTTTCCATGTCCACTATAAGGATATTAAAGTAAATCTCGATAAATTAAATGATGTAGGCATTATGGCATATCCGCTGGAATACATGGAACCTAAGCTTCCCGGCTTGGGCGACGTGAATTGGGGTAAATATGTGAGTGCATTAACAGACATTGGATATAAAGGCTATAGTTGCATTGAAGTTGAAGATAGAGCTTTTGAAGAAAGTCAGGAAGATATTTATAAAAGTATTTTATTGAGTAAGAAATATTTAGAGCAATACGTTATTTAATAGTAAGCAATACCTTTAAACAGACTTCTGTCAAATAGACAGGGGCCTGTTTATTTTTTCCTCATTACTATTTATTCGCCGGAGATTTGGATAATCGTCCCCATTCCTTTGAATCCGGCATCTCCGGTAATTTGCGGTATGCTTTTTTCTCCGATGATATCACTTTTCTCAGCGAAATGAACGTGCCCGGCAAGGACTGCTTCTACAGGGCTGTCTTTAGCAGTGGTCAAAGCAATGAATTGTGCAGAAACATCATTGGGATAAATTCCGCCATGAATACCGCCCCCAAGAATGACTCCGTTTTGCCATATGCCGGAGGCCTTTTTTAAGATAGACGGAGTGTAAAGGGGAACATGAAGCATAAGAATTACAGGTTTTTCCTGGGCAAGTATTGTCTTATATTCCTCCAAAGCATCAGGTTTAATCTGGTTACTGCTGTTATCCACAGATACAATGATGAATTCCTCATATTCTATGGAATGGATGGAAGTGTTATTGTCCATATAGGGAGCGAGGAGGGGAAGATATTTAGTGCTGCTTTCCTCTGTCATATATTCCCAGGGGAAAGTCCAGTCGTGATTTCCCAGTGTATAGATGTATGGTATGTTTATCTTCTCGAGAGAAGCTTGCAAATAGCTTAGGTTAGAGGCAGAGGGAGAGTCGATAATATCCCCTCCAAGAAGAAGTCCATCGAAGCCTTTCGTATTGGCATAATGAACCCATCCCGGGAACTGGTCGGAAGAAGAAACCCCATCTTGAGAAAAGGTATTAAGACGGCTGGATGCATATTCGAATATTTGCTGACCATCTTTTTCCTTAGGAAGTACAATATGGGTATCCGTTATATATAGAAATTGGTAAGTTTCTTGTACGCCGGGAATCCGAATTTGATAAGTAGTCAGGTTATCTGAGGAAGGCATAAATGTAGGGCGACGTAGGAAAAGAAAAACTAAGGTGAAGAGAAGTATAAAAATGATAACAAAAATAAAGGCGAGGCGGTATTTGTTGGAAAACGTCATAAAGTAAGATCCTTTCCTGAAGGTTTTACCATTTATAGCATTAAAAGTTAATATAATAATATACCAATCTAAAGAAGAAATATTGAAGATTTCATTAATTTTTGAAGAAATAAAAAGTGAGTTACGATAGAAAAGAAAATAAGATATGAAAATAATGGAAGTATTGTATAATACTTACAAATAAATATAATATAAATAATATATTTTATAGATTATTAACAAATTATTTACAAATTATCATTCCCACTTCATATGTTGCTGGTATGATGGAATCATAGACAGCGGATTGGTTTCCTACGGGGAGACTTAGGTGAATTTCAGTAACAGTTCAGTCGAAGGCTGAACTATAACGAACTTCATAGGAGGTGCGGGATGAGGCGGAGAGGGTTCTTGGTATTATTGGGGATTTTCGCATTTATGGCAGCGATTAATGCTGTGGCATGGGAAAGCCCTGCATTTTGTGATTTTTATGTACGTAATATTTATCCGTTTTGGGTTAATACATATGGACGTTTTATGGGGATATTCCCTTTTTCTGTGGGAGAGATAATGATTGCAGTAAGTCTGGTAGTAACGGTAATAGCCGTGATACTAGGATTTGTTGCGGTCATTTTTTTATTAGGATTCAGGAATTCTTCTCCATATAAGAAAGTAATAACGGTTTGCAGAAAGTATCTTACCGCTTATATATGGATATTTGCCGGAGTATTTGCAATGATGACCTTGACTTGTTTTATTCCGTATCATAGTTCCTCTTTGATGGAGAGATATGGAATGTTCGATAAAATGGCAGCCGATGACCCGATGCTTCAGGATCTTCTACAGAAGGAGTATACATTAGAGGAATTGGCGGGACTTCGGGATTATGTTGTAATCAGAACGAATGAATTGGCTAAGAAGGTGGAGCGGGATGAGGAAGGGAATATTATTCATCCTGAGAATA encodes:
- a CDS encoding helix-turn-helix transcriptional regulator, which gives rise to MPLYNQLKEYRAKKNLNQQQLGSLVGASRQTISLIERGDYSPSVTLAIKIAKVFDAAVEDIFSYSEEDGNEE
- a CDS encoding DUF3169 family protein, whose product is MKNDNVSVNGRQEEVIKKDNKKAKKSFTVIMFICLIVGAILGFLTTLAGRELLIITKVFQEFMENNAGVLSIILGGIMIGITVAASIWCVWEIGRNKKKAVELIEKDDDIELEKIEKRLSYGLWITNGLMILQFLFFSVMIFVFMNFLAIYEIVGLLVGTAIIFLVGILVLMLLQQKQIDCIRFLNPEKKGSIYDMNFHKKWEESCDEAELFVIYRAAYKAYRAANILYIILWAFFMLMGMAVGIGFLPILTIIILWATSTMVYSYHCMK
- the abc-f gene encoding ribosomal protection-like ABC-F family protein, giving the protein MSQINVNDLTFYYDGSYDNIFENVSFQIDTDWKLGFIARNGRGKTTFLRLLQGKYEYKGTISSSVSFDYFPFEISDHQKDTLAVVEEIYPDYEFWKVCRELTLLQVDTEVLYRPFDTLSNGEQTKVMLAILFSGENSFLLIDEPTNHLDMPTRKLVSDYLNKKKGFLLVSHDRAFLDQCIDHVLTINKTNIEIQKGNFSSWWENKRRKDEYEIAENENLKKDIQRMKESARQSREWADNVEATKIGKKSQDQEKNIDSRAYIGEKSRRMQMRRKNMERRQDRSIEEKSALLKNIESTESLKLFPLRHHKDVLVRMEEVGITYCSCQYSPRDNDLQSITDKCGGKEKQVVHNFNLEIRNGEKIVLEGKNGCGKSSIIKSILSSVDWSFDDSMDEDKENNRILTGSIETAGGLIISYVPQDTSHLKGTISSYAERYGIDETIFKTLLRKLDFSRLQLEKSMEEYSGGQKKKVLIARSLCQQAHLYVWDEPLNFIDVFSRIQIEELIEKYNPTLLMVEHDRTFVEKIGAKIITL
- a CDS encoding LacI family DNA-binding transcriptional regulator is translated as MNDSKITIEEIARRADVSIATVSRIINHKDNVKPATRQRVLEVMEALKFSPQRPSTLSDSNSKVILMCIPGFDNPFNSPVIDGVQKSAHSQGYDVLILQSRDFYTDSSDYTNILKNNSIAGILILASVPHSELLDELTFRCPVVMCSEYTENYGVSYVSIDDVAAAKKAVNYLISTGRKKIGFMNCNMHFKYARHREKGYLAALKEANAEINPAWTTHLSTINYSQAFSNALHILSLTDRPDAIFACSDVFAVSAINAAKQLGLRVPEDVSVVGFDNIELSTMSRPTITTIEQPCFQLGYQSCELLIEKIKNPNMEDKQIILDTELIVRESTTL
- a CDS encoding Gfo/Idh/MocA family protein, with amino-acid sequence MKILKVAVIGTGFIGKQHIEAIRRIPGTEVVAVVDSNEEMAKRTSEQFFIPKYYKDCKELLADIDVDVIHNCTPSAMHYPISKEAVENGKHVYCEKPFTLTCTESEELVTLAKEYKVAAGVNFNYRQNAMVQEMNQRVENGSIGNLLTVYGEYIQDWMLYDTDYDWRLDPKLGGESRAIADIGSHCFDTIQFVCGKKIVSVYANLTTVHPVRKKMEKADGTFSASTGKVLEEMSIHSEDFAYIMVKFEDGMQGLFHVSQVAAGKKNAFKINVCGAGSSLEWNQERPDKLWIGHRDSGNEELYVGAQYMTGEAKRYATLPNGHPVGWADAMRNGIENFYESIQKDSYLENQQNYVTFEDAHYIMKIVEACLDSNKSQSWVDVL
- a CDS encoding substrate-binding domain-containing protein, with protein sequence MKKKLIAGLLACTLVAVSLIGCGNSGAVQETAAEEATQEEVTTEESATEEAAEEVTSETETEEAAVEGQIAIIAPSAEHGWLAGVTYYAELRCKELGLDYKTYQSDSVNAQANDIQDAIAAGSAAVVMFPHNDEVTIAAQEIIDAGIPLVVFDRKIDVDYNAYIAGNNGDMGVASAKYIGEILGGQGTVAVENVPSSGSVSTERVDGFKTTMAEQYPDIVLVDFTAEGFAQEQGLKAASDLLVANAQLDAIYSLDDESSMGFIQAIKEAGRTDIKAISGGGGSQSYFKAIAETTDMTLFSATYSPIMMMDAVDLAVSLLKGEQVDKDNIIPSTIVNPDNVAEFFDESSPY
- a CDS encoding sugar ABC transporter ATP-binding protein, whose protein sequence is MNNYIIEMQGIKKSFGPNLVLKSVDLSLKPGSIHALLGENGTGKSTLMNILSGILPYDEGRIAMNGEVQNMMTPGIADMMGIAFIHQELALINDLNVTENLFLGAEKKNHIFLDKKTMEARAKEILARMNVTVHPGTLVSDLNASYKQIIEIGKALLKDAKVIIMDEPTTSLTDVEIAQVFTIMRTLKEQGVSIVFISHKLNEVIEICDSYTIMRDGEVVAKGEVNEETTEHMLAKHMVGKELSYNDIYKARDIGETVLELKALERGREFRNINLYVKKGEIIGVTGLLGDGRSELFEAVFGTKDKYDGEIYVNGKLVKMTSTSLAQSLGISYVPRNRKENGIIKDLSVAENMSLPMLKRLKRHGLINRKMEKEFNDNYVKNLNIKVSDLQNLITSLSGGNQQKAVLAKALGTSPQLVILDNPTQGVDIGAKLEIYSIIMELAKQGVSFVILSSEAQEIFMTCDRTYVMFHGEIRGEFSRSEISEENIMCVATGGAVDKSINHGTEEME
- a CDS encoding ABC transporter permease translates to MSKDKVIEKRLNVRKFISGNSALVALIALFIITVILNGSTFLNARNILNIFLNNSIIGIIALGMTLIIITGGIDLSVGSQLAASGLIAISVLNATGNIPLGILAALMFGTFTGAVTGILISRFNIPPFIVTLGTMSIYRSVSQHFFNGGGIRVEGSAKDAFIAISNTKLGGSVSIIIIYWLILSVIIAIFAARTATGRHIYAVGSNEKATLLSGINVNKIKVITYAISGFLVSMAAIIEAARLGSMNSASSGSSYEMDAIAAVVIGGTSMSGGRGKIIGTIFGALTLGIINNMMNLLGVPTFLVSAIKGLIIIVAVLLQTVLNKKE